The Lentisphaerota bacterium nucleotide sequence GCCCGATCAGATATCTGTTGTGTGTTTCAATCCACGCGCCCCGCGAGGGGCGCGACCCGTCGCCGTCGCTGTGCTTACGCGCACGGCGCGTTTCAATCCACGCGCCCCGCGAGGGGCGCGACAGGGGGAGGGATGATGGACTTGAATGAATGGGCGGTTTCAATCCACGCGCCCCGCGAGGGGCGCGACGTTGGCACTGGTCCGATTTCTCGCCAAGTATCAGGTTTCAATCCACGCGCCCCGCGAGGGGCGCGACACGGAGGACAAATGAAAGCACGATCACAGTCCGGTTTCAATCCACGCGCCCCGCGAGGGGCGCGACCTCACTTGAAGAGGAAGGGTGGGTTGCTTGCATTGTTTCAATCCACGCGCCCCGCGAGGGGCGCGACCGAGGATAGTGTAACATGTTCTATCGCATGTTCATACGAGGATAATTCCGCGAACTCAGCGATAACAGGGATCGCATTCCAGTTGTCAATGAACAAGAGAGACGTAACTCATTCCAGATAAACGACTAACGACTTCCGCGAACCGGCCTTGGTAAATCATGTGAGCTTGGGGTTCGCGGTTACAGAATGAGTGGGTCTTCCACGTCAATTGATGGCTTAGCCCCTTGGTGCTCAATGCGGTGTTTGTAGTTGTTTCCCAGGAAATAGAAGCGAAGGCTGTCAGTTTCCGGCTCGAAAAGATCGACCAGACGCGCTTTTAGCGCCGTCCATTGCGCCTGATCGACATTGCATTCGAAAACGGAATTCTGCACGCGGATGCCGAAATTCTCACATGCTTTCGCCACCCGACGCAAACGGCGCCGGCCCGCAAGATCAATGGTGCAAACATCATAGCTGACCAGAACGAGCATGGTGAGACTCCCGCTATTTCAAAAGAAACGGTGGATAGGCGTCGAGGTCTCCACGTAAATGGCGCGCGAGCAGGAGCGCCTGGGCATGCGGTAAGAGACCCAGTTCCACCTTTTCATTTAGAAACGGGTGCTGGAGGGTCTCTTGCTTCTTTTTCTGCCAGGTCTGGAGCACGGTCTTGCGCGTGTCGGGGTCCATGACAACCGCACCGGTTTCCGTGGTTTCAAATCCCTTGCCGTTCACCTGATTCAGATTGATCAGCGAAAGCGCCACGCGATCCGCCAGAATCGGACGAAACTCCTCCATGAGATCAAGGGCCAAACTGGGGCGGCCAGGCCTCAGCGCGTGAAGAAAACCGATCTGCGGATCGAGCCCGACGCCCTCAAGCGCAGATTCGCAGTCATGCGCCAGGAGCGTGTACAGGAACGAGAGCAGCGCGTTCAAAGGATCGAGCGGCGGGCGACGGCTCCGCGTGGTCAGCGCAAAGACGTCCTTCTGCGAGCGAATCATGCTGTCGAAAGCGCTGAAGTAGGCGCTCGCGGCCTCCCCTTCCAAGCCGCGAAGCGTATCGGTGTCCGCCGCACTCTGAACACGCCGGACCACATCGGAGATCATGCCAACGGAACGCGTGAGATCCGTGCCCGGCCCGTGATCGCGCTGCGCCCGTTGAAGCACCGTGCGGGAGTTGGCCAGCTTGCCCAACACAAAGTATCGTGCCAGTTCGCAGGTGGCGACCGGATCTCCTGAGCGGCGGATCTGCTCGCGTCTCAGCAACACGTTTCCCGAGACTGGTCCCGTCACTCGCGCGAGGAATTTGCCCCATTCGGAGAGGAAACTGACGTGTACGCCACGCTCACCGCACAGACCGAGCAACGGCGGGCTGCAGGCGACCTGACCAAAACAGACGATTCCCGCCAGCGTATGAATGGGCAGTCGCAAAACATCTGTGCGCTCCACGGACGCCACGACCGTTTCGCCTTCTTGCCGCAGGTAGGCCCCCTGTGTGGTAACGTAGAGCGTATTGAGCAGTTTCTTCATGACAGGTTTCGATCACGAACCGCGGCGGGATTATCTCCCCCGACGACCGTTGGATCGTCACGAGGGCAGATCTCCTCAATCTGGCGGAAGAGCCACTTTCGGGCGGACTTTCCATATCCAGCGGACTGTGGCAGACAGGCTTCCATCAGTGAACAGGAAGAACAGCGCTTGTTGTGGTCCGCAGGCGGCGTGACGCCCGCCGCGAACAGGTTCTGGACCGCCTGACAGACGGCTTCGGTCTCGGCACGGAGCACGGCATCGAAGGCTACGGGTGTCCGGTGCTGTTTCTCGCCCAGGAAGAGCGCCCCCTCCGGGATGCGGGCGGAGAGCATCTCCTCGATGCAAAGGGCCTGGGCGCAGAGCTGGACCTCGTAGCATCGGATGTCCTTTGCCGCGCCGCGCTTGTACTCCACGGGGAACGGCAGCCATGTGCCGCCGATTCCCGGAATGCAAACGCCGCCTTCGGAGGGCGCGATGCGGTGCAGTTCGACCACATCCGCAACACCCGTGATGCCGAGGCGGAGCGACCGGAGCCGGAGACTGCGGAGTATCTTCAGGTCGCCGCGCGACTCACTTGCTCCGCTGTGGGCCTTATCGTGGAGCACGCACCCCTCGGCAGTGAAGACGTTATCCGACCACACCTGCTCCAAGTGGATCAGCGCGCACCGTCGGGGACAATGAACGTACTGGCTCACGGCCGACAGCGGCAGAAGCTGGTCTTCGGTGTACATGGAGAGAGCCGAGAGCGTCATGGCGAGAGGCGCGACACGAGGGCGGCGTATTCGTCTTGGGCGGAGCGGCAGGTTTCAAGAAGATATTCAGGTTTTGTCGGAAACTGCGCGAGGCCCCGGTAATAAAAAGCCTTGTGCCGTTCGTCGATGATGAACGGCGTCACACCATGCCGGAGACATTCCCTGACCGCGACGAGTCGGCCGACGCGTCCGTTGCCGTCCTGAAACGGATGGATGGCCTCGAAGGCGTGATGGAAGGAGATGATGTCGTCGAAGCCAGCTTTGCGCGTGGCGGCATAGCCGGCAAGCAATTCCCGCATGGCGCGGGCGACCTGACGCGGCGGCGTGGTCTCGCGTCCGCCGACGACATTCGGGAGTTTCTTGTAGCCGCCAATGCGGAACCACTCCCGCCGCGAATCGGACGTGCCCCGTTTCAGCAGGGCATGGAACCGTTTGACCAGCGACTCGGAGAGGGGGCTGTCCGCCGTGTCCAGCAGCAGGTCGAAACAGGCGAAGTGGTTGACGGTCTCGATGATGTCATCCACTCCGGCAGACTCGGCGTTCTCGACCAGCAGGGTGTTGGTTTCGAAGATGTGGCGCGTCTGCTCCTCGGAGAGGCGCGAGCCTTCGATGCGGTTGGAGTTGTAGCAGAAAGCGATTTGCGTGGCGTGGTAGAGACCGCCCTTGAGACGGGCGGCCTTCTCCTCGCGCAACCGGGCAAGCAGGTTTGTCGGAAGTGACATGTCATGCCTCATGACGGAGATGCAGTCTCACCCCCTTGGGCAGCGTTGCATCCGTCCACTGATTGACCACCTCGTAGTCGACAAACGACTCCGGGAACTCCTTGCCATCCTTCAGCCTGACTCTGATCCCCTCGAACAGTGTATGGGCGTGAGCGCAGCCGAGTTTAGACTCGCGCAAGTTCTGCTTTTTCTGCTCTTCGTCAGTCGCCCCAGCATGAGTGCCGACGTGCTCAAAGTCATAAATACCGCGAACAATCATCTCGCCACGCGCGGCGGAACGGTCGTGTTCGAACATTCTGGAAAGGGCTTGGAAAAAGAGATCCAGGTCGGCCTGCGTGAACCCGGTGCGCTCGGCGAAGGATGGCGAAACATAACCTTTCGCGACATAGAGGGCGTAGGGGACGATGTGCTTGTTGCCCATCGTGCGTTCCTTCCCTTTATCTTTTTCCGCTGTAACCGCACATCGTGTAATGGAAATTTCGAGCGGGGTGATGCGATCAACGGACTGGCCAAAGGAGAACTGCACGGGTCCACGCACCTGACCGAATGCAGACCCTTTCATGATGTCATCGCCAGTGGATAGCACACCGCCAAACGTGCGCACATCAAAGAACTCACGGCAAAGCCAGTTCTTGGCTTTTTCTGCTTCGGATGATCCGATAAGGTGAGTGATGTTATCCTTGTCTTTTGCAGCAGTGATGGCTGGCTTCTGTTCGGTTTCGATGACCGCACCCTGCTTGATGAGAATCTTGAAGTCGTTAGCTGTATCCGACTCGCGGGCGGGTGGGAACAATTCGACAAAGTTACGGATCTTGCGTTTGAGACAGACATCGGTGACGATGCCGCGGTTGGTGTTGGGGTCGATGCGGGGCATGTTACCCGCGTCAGGGTCGCCATTGGGATTGCCATTAGTGACCTCGAAGAGGAGAAGGAAGTCGTGTCGGTTGGTGAGAATGCTCATGGTGGTTTTCCTTTTGTTTACGTGTTAAACGAGTGAGAGTTGGTGGTCGGTTTCTGTTTGGGCGATCTTCTCGGCCTCTTTGGCCTCTTTCCTTTCGGCGCGCCCGGCGGCATCAGCGGCTTGCTGTTGGTAGAAGCCTAGTGCAAAACGCCCTTGCGCTTGAAGGTCAAGGTGGCGAGGAAAGACGGGTGGAATCCTGTCAGCAGACTTGAAGTGCGAGAGAATGTCCCGGATGACGGTCTCCTCGTATGCGTTGTTGCCAGACTTACGAATCTTGTCGAGATGATGGCGGTTCAGGCGCAAAAGGAGTGGCAGGACGGTGCCGGGCGATGCGCTGGCTGTGCCGAAATAGCGTTCGGCGACGCCTGTAAAGCCTTTGGGGTAGCCTTGCGCTTTCTTTTGCGTTTCGGATAGCACCGACAACAAACGCCCGCAGTTGTAGGCGGGGTCGTCGGTGTCTGCTGTGAGCTGGGGTCTGATTTCCATGTCGGATTCCTTTCGGTTACGGTTGAGGATCAGTTTGAGAAGTGAGAAACGGCTCTCGTCGTAGATGAGCTTGTAGTCTTTATCGGCGAGCTTGGAGCGCAGTTGAGCGAGTATGGGCTTGATTAGGACGGTCGACGGCGCAGCGCGTTCGAGCGCGGCACGATAAAGCTGGGAAAGTGTTTCAGGACGAAGATCCTTTGCCTCGCGGACTGTGCTATTTGCGAGCCAGTAGATCGAGAGCGGATTGTACTCGGATTTCCTGTCTTCCGCTTTTTTCGCCGCTTTCGGCGCTTGTCGCATCGGAACATCAAGAGCGAGGTCAGCAAACCAAGTCACAAAGTTGGCGACGGCTTGATCCAGCGGTTCCTGAACCCAATGGCTGATGGCCATACGCCCCGCACAACCCTTGAGCGTGACCGCGATAAATGCATCCTTCTTCGCGAGTTCGCGATCGACGCCTGCCCACGGCGCCTTCATGAAATCTGCGACGGTTTGCGGGTCTGGCTTGTTTAGAAGACTAGACATCCAACTACCAACCATCTTTGTCTCCTTCGCCCAGAAGCAGAGAACCGTTCCGCCAGCCTCCCTGAGATGGGTGTTATCATCTTGCATAAGCGCCTTGAGCGCCGTGCAGTAAGCCGTAGCAGCATCTTCAGAGGTCGGACAGTTCAATCCTTCATGAAATCCGTAAGATGCGAAAGCCTTCGATGATTTCTCGAATGAAACCAGAGCCGCTCCTCCGGGCGGACTGTCAGCAAAACCTCCTATCTTTACACTGTGCGTGCGAGCGATGGGTTGATCCGGTTTGCCGGTGACGATGCAAAGACCGCGATGGGCTTCGGCTTTTGTCGCGTTGACCTCGGCGACATACTGCTTACGCCACCAGTCGCGAATGCCCTTGTCTTCCAGAAGAAGTCTGTCATTGACGCGGAACGAGAAGTTTTCAGGACCCAGTTTCACTTCGGAGCCGTCAGCGCGACGGATCCACCAAGCGGGCTTTGTTTCCTTCCTGCTATCGTCATTCGCCTTGGTGCCGTACCTGATGAACGGTGGCGGCTCGCCGTCCTTGAGTGCTCTGCCAAAAGAGACGACTTCAGAAAGACTATCCTTGCATTCGTCGGCATCATTCGCCGCCTGGATCTGCTCCCAAAACGCATGTTGTTTGGAAGCGTTGTTACGGCGGCGATCGACCTGCTTTTTTTCGGTCTCTTTGGCGAGTTTCTCTGGGTCGCCCTCCAGCCCGAACACGGCGGTGACGCCGTCGGCGAGAAACTCGGAGACGCCGCCAGCGACCTTGACGCGTTTGGTTTTCGGGCAGTCGAACTCCTTGCCGCGCTTGTCGTCCCCCGTCTGAGTCGGTCCTTGCCCGATCAAATGTCCCTCGGAATCGAGGTCAATGATCCATCGAACAGCCTTTGGCTCAAATGCGAGATCGTCAAGCAGGTTCCGGGAATGCGCGTAGTCGTAGAGGTGTTTCAGAAGCATGACTATTTGCCCTCCGTATCATCCTGAATTAGGACGGGGGTATCGTCAGGATGGCAGCGAACGATGTTGTTATTGATCTCAGCTTGAAAGAAAGAGGGGCGGGGGGTGATTTTTTTGCCCGCGAACAAATGGCTCGGATCGGCATTGTACTCCTGGAGGCGCTTGGTCTTTTCGCCCTTCTTCAACCCCGACAGGCTTTGCTCAAACTGCTCGCGGGTGGCAGTGATCGCTTCCGGGGTGAGCCATTTGAATCCTTTCTCAAACAGACGATAATCAAACACATCGTAGAGCATCAAACCCAGCGGCTCGTATTTGATCGAAGACAAAGGGTTGCCTGTGGCGGCAAGCTCCTCTTTGCGACGGTCAAAAGCAG carries:
- the cas1c gene encoding type I-C CRISPR-associated endonuclease Cas1, translating into MKKLLNTLYVTTQGAYLRQEGETVVASVERTDVLRLPIHTLAGIVCFGQVACSPPLLGLCGERGVHVSFLSEWGKFLARVTGPVSGNVLLRREQIRRSGDPVATCELARYFVLGKLANSRTVLQRAQRDHGPGTDLTRSVGMISDVVRRVQSAADTDTLRGLEGEAASAYFSAFDSMIRSQKDVFALTTRSRRPPLDPLNALLSFLYTLLAHDCESALEGVGLDPQIGFLHALRPGRPSLALDLMEEFRPILADRVALSLINLNQVNGKGFETTETGAVVMDPDTRKTVLQTWQKKKQETLQHPFLNEKVELGLLPHAQALLLARHLRGDLDAYPPFLLK
- the cas8c gene encoding type I-C CRISPR-associated protein Cas8c/Csd1; the encoded protein is MLLKHLYDYAHSRNLLDDLAFEPKAVRWIIDLDSEGHLIGQGPTQTGDDKRGKEFDCPKTKRVKVAGGVSEFLADGVTAVFGLEGDPEKLAKETEKKQVDRRRNNASKQHAFWEQIQAANDADECKDSLSEVVSFGRALKDGEPPPFIRYGTKANDDSRKETKPAWWIRRADGSEVKLGPENFSFRVNDRLLLEDKGIRDWWRKQYVAEVNATKAEAHRGLCIVTGKPDQPIARTHSVKIGGFADSPPGGAALVSFEKSSKAFASYGFHEGLNCPTSEDAATAYCTALKALMQDDNTHLREAGGTVLCFWAKETKMVGSWMSSLLNKPDPQTVADFMKAPWAGVDRELAKKDAFIAVTLKGCAGRMAISHWVQEPLDQAVANFVTWFADLALDVPMRQAPKAAKKAEDRKSEYNPLSIYWLANSTVREAKDLRPETLSQLYRAALERAAPSTVLIKPILAQLRSKLADKDYKLIYDESRFSLLKLILNRNRKESDMEIRPQLTADTDDPAYNCGRLLSVLSETQKKAQGYPKGFTGVAERYFGTASASPGTVLPLLLRLNRHHLDKIRKSGNNAYEETVIRDILSHFKSADRIPPVFPRHLDLQAQGRFALGFYQQQAADAAGRAERKEAKEAEKIAQTETDHQLSLV
- the cas2 gene encoding CRISPR-associated endonuclease Cas2; protein product: MLVLVSYDVCTIDLAGRRRLRRVAKACENFGIRVQNSVFECNVDQAQWTALKARLVDLFEPETDSLRFYFLGNNYKHRIEHQGAKPSIDVEDPLIL
- the cas7c gene encoding type I-C CRISPR-associated protein Cas7/Csd2; the encoded protein is MSILTNRHDFLLLFEVTNGNPNGDPDAGNMPRIDPNTNRGIVTDVCLKRKIRNFVELFPPARESDTANDFKILIKQGAVIETEQKPAITAAKDKDNITHLIGSSEAEKAKNWLCREFFDVRTFGGVLSTGDDIMKGSAFGQVRGPVQFSFGQSVDRITPLEISITRCAVTAEKDKGKERTMGNKHIVPYALYVAKGYVSPSFAERTGFTQADLDLFFQALSRMFEHDRSAARGEMIVRGIYDFEHVGTHAGATDEEQKKQNLRESKLGCAHAHTLFEGIRVRLKDGKEFPESFVDYEVVNQWTDATLPKGVRLHLRHEA
- a CDS encoding Fic family protein, encoding MRHDMSLPTNLLARLREEKAARLKGGLYHATQIAFCYNSNRIEGSRLSEEQTRHIFETNTLLVENAESAGVDDIIETVNHFACFDLLLDTADSPLSESLVKRFHALLKRGTSDSRREWFRIGGYKKLPNVVGGRETTPPRQVARAMRELLAGYAATRKAGFDDIISFHHAFEAIHPFQDGNGRVGRLVAVRECLRHGVTPFIIDERHKAFYYRGLAQFPTKPEYLLETCRSAQDEYAALVSRLSP
- the cas4 gene encoding CRISPR-associated protein Cas4, which gives rise to MYTEDQLLPLSAVSQYVHCPRRCALIHLEQVWSDNVFTAEGCVLHDKAHSGASESRGDLKILRSLRLRSLRLGITGVADVVELHRIAPSEGGVCIPGIGGTWLPFPVEYKRGAAKDIRCYEVQLCAQALCIEEMLSARIPEGALFLGEKQHRTPVAFDAVLRAETEAVCQAVQNLFAAGVTPPADHNKRCSSCSLMEACLPQSAGYGKSARKWLFRQIEEICPRDDPTVVGGDNPAAVRDRNLS